A section of the Triticum dicoccoides isolate Atlit2015 ecotype Zavitan chromosome 7A, WEW_v2.0, whole genome shotgun sequence genome encodes:
- the LOC119330731 gene encoding putative FBD-associated F-box protein At5g38570 isoform X1, producing the protein MERTRGHRRRKLSVAAGVGVGGGEDRLSALPDDVLIHILLKLRDAPVAARTSVLARRWRRVWALLPELHFPVGTDPDRIRAALTAHDAPALRHLFVAGIEVTPEIAAAWLPIAARRLSGVLHFKNTGAMNEATAGERGTLKLPCFEKATKVVLDLHSIGLTLPPSGVFTRLTDLELVRIHLHGPCSLSDVVSSSRCPSLRRLSVCSVRGLDNFTIQSESLLQLELRNLHTLQQLSIVALSLQKLKVFLCFTDPLNQSQPVANISAPQLVTLDWRGAYDPRSVLFGEMPNLQQLTTNPLCVYGGDTVSARNHHSLMLSQHFHHISKLILILFYLPVHGNARFLMEEMTKLPNITVLGLFVLACGHSFGASSFHVLKMSSGIRQLTLQLVTRRDSKVCQPGCICAEPSNWETEDLVLPCLKEVAINGLRGTEHELALVKRLFKWATMLERVIVSFHDSVSESNDEEFRQLLLSFSRPAICMKFSHGGGSLSFD; encoded by the exons ATGGAGCGCACGCGGGGGCATCGGCGGCGAAAGCTCTCCGTCGCCGCCGGCGTCGGCGTTGGAGGTGGCGAAGACCGCCTCAGCGCGCTGCCGGACGACGTCCTCATCCACATCCTCCTCAAGCTCCGCGACGCCCCCGTCGCCGCTCGGACCAGCGTCCTCGCCCGCCGCTGGCGCCGCGTCTGGGCTCTCCTCCCGGAGCTCCATTTCCCCGTCGGCACTGACCCCGACCGCATCCGCGCCGCCCTCACCGCCCATGATGCGCCGGCCCTCCGCCACCTCTTCGTTGCCGGCATCGAGGTCACCCCCGAAATCGCTGCGGCATGGCTCCCCATCGCCGCGCGCCGCCTCTCTGGTGTCCTGCATTTCAAGAACACGGGGGCCATGAAtgaggccaccgccggggaaagaggtaCCTTGAAGTTGCCTTGCTTCGAGAAAGCAACCAAGGTCGTGCTCGATCTACATTCTATTGGCCTCACCCTGCCGCCTTCCGGCGTATTTACCCGGCTCACAGATCTGGAGCTGGTTCGCATACATTTGCACGGTCCGTGTAGCCTCAGCGATGTTGTCTCTTCATCACGGTGTCCATCTCTGCGTCGCCTTTCCGTTTGCAGTGTCAGGGGTCTGGACAACTTCACAATCCAGTCAGAATCTCTCCTACAACTGGAACTGAGGAATTTGCATACCTTGCAGCAGCTCAGTATCGTTGCCCTGTCTCTGCAAAAATTAAAAGTATTCCTTTGCTTCACCGATCCTCTGAATCAAAGTCAACCAGTTGCCAACATCTCAGCTCCTCAGCTGGTGACACTTGATTGGAGGGGTGCTTATGATCCTCGCTCTGTTTTGTTTGGCGAGATGCCAAATCTCCAACAACTGACCACCAATCCTCTttgtgtatatggaggagatacagTTTCTGCACGCAATCATCACAGCTTGATGCTTTCACAGCATTTTCACCATATCAGCAAACTTATTCTCATCCTTTTCTATCTGCCG GTCCATGGCAACGCACGATTCTTGATGGAAGAGATGACAAAGTTGCCTAACATTACCGTCTTGGGGCTGTTTGTATTGGCATGTGGACATTCCTTTGGAGCCAGCTCATTCCATGTTCTCAAGATGTCTAGCGGTATAAGACAGCTCACGCTTCAACTTGTTACTCGGAGGGACTCTAAG GTGTGCCAACCAGGTTGCATTTGTGCTGAACCATCAAATTGGGAAACAGAGGACCTCGTGCTACCTTGCCTCAAAGAAGTAGCAATCAATGGCCTGAGAGGAACTGAACATGAACTCGCTCTTGTGAAAAGGTTATTCAAGTGGGCGACAATGCTAGAAAGGGTGATAGTAAGTTTCCATGACTCGGTCTCTGAAAGCAACGACGAAGAGTTCCGCCAGTTGTTACTAAGCTTCTCTAGGCCAGCAATATGTATGAAATTTTCGCATGGCGGAGGAAGTTTATCATTTGACTAG
- the LOC119333973 gene encoding putative F-box/FBD/LRR-repeat protein At4g13965, with translation MRRRPGGRGARRVRGADRLGALPDAVLQHVLSFLPSRDAVRTSVLARRWRHQWKSVPALRITGVDAFESARHLNGFVNHLIVLRDRTTLHACEIVAYLKYEDYGEGSRDDDDEERERYTDLWVRYALSCHARLLRLSDHDTDNHEAKHEVLRSVILATPISSPHLTTLDFDGVHFSDECSLDFSGCPNLETLKMSRCSFLSVLSYDISSPSVRCLSITDCDFRRIDEKKQAIISVPSLVYLELAAERGMVPAFESTPSLLSASIKLEDSAHSWIRDEKDASLLLERFSDVTTSLDLIADRQQLALRKDLKLCATFTKLRILSLNDWCVEPDFGPLLYILRRSPSLEKLRLRLSKPYLAAEETDGSYDLTEPFLVSKHLKVVEIKCRAKDERAHRISKALCSYGVSADKINIKERIRSSNGIYYESDTSIHSYSDPEKYQLD, from the exons ATGCGTCGGCGGCCAGGCGGGAGGGGTGCGCGCCGTGTCCGCGGTgcggaccgcctaggcgcgctcccGGACGCGGTCCTGCAGCACGTGCTGTCCTTCCTGCCGTCGCGCGACGCCGTGCGCACCAGCGTGCTCGCCCGCCGCTGGCGCCACCAGTGGAAGTCCGTGCCGGCCCTGCGGATCACCGGCGTCGACGCCTTCGAGAGCGCCCGCCACCTCAACGGCTTCGTCAACCACCTCATCGTCCTCCGCGACCGGACGACTCTCCACGCCTGCGAGATCGTGGCCTACCTAAAGTACGAGGACTACGGCGAGGGGTCccgagacgacgacgacgaggagcgggAGCGGTACACCGACCTCTGGGTCCGGTACGCCTTGTCGTGCCACGCTCGGCTGCTCCGGCTTAGCGACCATGACACCGATAACCACGAAGCCAAACACGAGGTTCTGCGGAGTGTTATACTTGCCACTCCCATCTCCTCCCCTCATCTGACGACgttggatttcgatggtgtccatTTCTCGGACGAATGCTCTCTTGATTTCTCCGGCTGCCCAAACCTGGAGACCTTAAAGATGAGCCGTTGCTCCTTCCTAAGCGTACTCAGCTACGATATATCGTCGCCGTCTGTGCGATGCCTGAGCATCACGGACTGTGATTTTCGTCGCATTGACGAGAAGAAACAGGCCATCATCTCTGTGCCAAGCCTCGTCTACCTGGAGCTGGCCGCGGAACGTGGCATGGTTCCCGCGTTTGAGAGCACGCCGTCCTTGCTATCCGCATCTATCAAGCTTGAAGACAGTGCTCACTCTTGGATTAGGGACGAAAAGGATGCTTCCTTGCTCCTTGAACGCTTCTCAGATGTTACCACTAGTCTAGACCTCATAGCTGACCGTCAACAG CTTGCTCTCAGGAAAGATTTAAAACTGTGCGCTACATTTACCAAGCTCAGAATCTTGTCACTCAATGATTGGTGTGTGGAGCCTGATTTTGGCCCACTGCTGTACATTCTCCGGCGGTCACCAAGTCTGGAGAAGCTCCGCCTCCGGCTATCTAAG CCATATCTAGCTGCTGAGGAAACCGACGGAAGCTACGATTTGACAGAACCATTTTTGGTGTCAAAGCATCTCAAGGTCGTCGAGATCAAATGTCGGGCAAAAGATGAGAGAGCTCACAGAATTTCGAAGGCCCTTTGTTCCTATGGAGTATCTGCTGATAAAATCAACATCAAGGAAAGAATACGGTCCTCCAATG GAATATATTATGAGTCTGACACGTCAATCCATTCGTATTCAGATCCGGAGAAATATCAGTTAGATTAA
- the LOC119330731 gene encoding putative FBD-associated F-box protein At1g55030 isoform X2, with product MERTRGHRRRKLSVAAGVGVGGGEDRLSALPDDVLIHILLKLRDAPVAARTSVLARRWRRVWALLPELHFPVGTDPDRIRAALTAHDAPALRHLFVAGIEVTPEIAAAWLPIAARRLSGVLHFKNTGAMNEATAGERGTLKLPCFEKATKVHGNARFLMEEMTKLPNITVLGLFVLACGHSFGASSFHVLKMSSGIRQLTLQLVTRRDSKVCQPGCICAEPSNWETEDLVLPCLKEVAINGLRGTEHELALVKRLFKWATMLERVIVSFHDSVSESNDEEFRQLLLSFSRPAICMKFSHGGGSLSFD from the exons ATGGAGCGCACGCGGGGGCATCGGCGGCGAAAGCTCTCCGTCGCCGCCGGCGTCGGCGTTGGAGGTGGCGAAGACCGCCTCAGCGCGCTGCCGGACGACGTCCTCATCCACATCCTCCTCAAGCTCCGCGACGCCCCCGTCGCCGCTCGGACCAGCGTCCTCGCCCGCCGCTGGCGCCGCGTCTGGGCTCTCCTCCCGGAGCTCCATTTCCCCGTCGGCACTGACCCCGACCGCATCCGCGCCGCCCTCACCGCCCATGATGCGCCGGCCCTCCGCCACCTCTTCGTTGCCGGCATCGAGGTCACCCCCGAAATCGCTGCGGCATGGCTCCCCATCGCCGCGCGCCGCCTCTCTGGTGTCCTGCATTTCAAGAACACGGGGGCCATGAAtgaggccaccgccggggaaagaggtaCCTTGAAGTTGCCTTGCTTCGAGAAAGCAACCAAG GTCCATGGCAACGCACGATTCTTGATGGAAGAGATGACAAAGTTGCCTAACATTACCGTCTTGGGGCTGTTTGTATTGGCATGTGGACATTCCTTTGGAGCCAGCTCATTCCATGTTCTCAAGATGTCTAGCGGTATAAGACAGCTCACGCTTCAACTTGTTACTCGGAGGGACTCTAAG GTGTGCCAACCAGGTTGCATTTGTGCTGAACCATCAAATTGGGAAACAGAGGACCTCGTGCTACCTTGCCTCAAAGAAGTAGCAATCAATGGCCTGAGAGGAACTGAACATGAACTCGCTCTTGTGAAAAGGTTATTCAAGTGGGCGACAATGCTAGAAAGGGTGATAGTAAGTTTCCATGACTCGGTCTCTGAAAGCAACGACGAAGAGTTCCGCCAGTTGTTACTAAGCTTCTCTAGGCCAGCAATATGTATGAAATTTTCGCATGGCGGAGGAAGTTTATCATTTGACTAG